The Pan paniscus chromosome 23, NHGRI_mPanPan1-v2.0_pri, whole genome shotgun sequence genome includes the window TGACAAGACTTCCTCATCCAATCCCTTTACTTGACAGCTGGGGAAACCAATGCGCACAGAGCACCCCCAGCTCACTCGGGGTCTCAGAGCTGATCCATGAGCGGAGGCTGAGATCCTGGGATCTTgtcccccagcctccctgcaACCTTACTCCCTTTCTGCTGAAAGAGATGGGGCCGGACCTCGACCAGCAGCCCTGGCCTGGACATGACTGTGCTCATGCAGGTATTGAGGCCAAGACGCCCTGGCAtcatatgtttttctattttctttttttttttttttgagacggtgtctcactctgtcacccaagctggagtgcagtggcatgatattggctcactgcaacctctgcctcccggttaaagtgattctcctgcctcagccttccaagtagctgggcctacaggcttgtaccaccacgcctgactaatttgtgcatttttactagagacggggtttccccatgttggccaggctcgtgtcgaacttctgacctcaagtgatccacctgccttggcctcccaaagtgccaggattacaggcatgagccatggcgtcACTTAAATGTAgtgagaggccgggcacagtggctcatgcctgtaatcccagtactttgagaggacGAGGCTctcagatcacctaaggtcaggagttcgagaccagcctggccaacatggtgaaaccgtgtctctaaaaaaatagaaaaaaatatccctgcatggtggtgagtacctgtagtcccagttactcaggaggctgaggcatgagaatcgcttaaaccttggaggcggaggctgcagtgagctgagatggcgccactgcactccagcctgggtgacagagcaagactttgtctctaaataattaaataaataaatatggccgAGCATGGTgccttaggcctgtaatcccaacactttgggaggctgaggcaggtggttcatgaggtcaggagcccgagaccagcctggccaagatggtgaaacactgtctctactaaaaatacaaaaattagccagctgtggtggcaggcacctgtaatcccagctacttgggacactgaggcaggagaatcacttgaaactggaagtcagaggttgcagggagccgagattgcaccactgcactctagcctgggcgatggagaaagactccatctcagataaataaattaataaatacagagcaagattccatctcaaataaataaataaatgtacacctgtaatcctagcagttcgggaggctaagacaggtcgatcacctgaggtcaggagttcgagaccagcctgaccaatatggcaaaactccatctctactaaaaatacaaaaattagccaggcgttttgatgtgtgcctgtagtcccagctacttgggaggctgagacaggagaattgcttgaacccaagaggtggaggttgcagtgagccgagatctcggctgcacttcagcctgggtgacagagtgagactgtctcaaaaggaataaaaaaataaaaaataaaaaaaatgtagtaaGATGGCAGAGTCGTGCCGCGGAAGCGTGCTGGTCCTATCCATGTAGTGAAGGCtgatttcatacacaaatgtcacaagaactttttttctttttctttttttttgagacggagtctcgctctgtcacccaggctggagtgcagtggcgcgatctcagctcactgcaagctctgcctcccgggtttatgccgttctcctgcctcagcctcccaagtagctgggactacaggcctgtgcagCAGATGCAGGGGGGCCACTAGGCCCAGGCAGTCTTAGGACTTGTGTGTCTCCTGCTGTGCATCCATACTGGGTGCTTTAGAAACGGCAGGCAGACCAGAAGCCCCTGTTGCAAGTGAGGACAAAGTGTGGGAAGGCCGTGAGGGTCTGCAGTCCGAGATGGCCTTGTCCTCAACCTGCAGTGCACTGTTGATGCGCTGGAAGGCCGCCTCCTTCTCCCGGTCCAGGTCTTCAACAGTGACCCGGTACCCCATCTCTAAGGGAGGTGGCAGCATCAAAGGCTCCCCTCGCCTGCGTGGCAGCAGGGGAAACTTGCATCTACGGGGCCTAGAGGCCTGGGATCTGGGGGAGCCACCTATGGGGGTGAGTGTCTGCCCTGGTGCTGTATCTGCCGTCTTTTCACACTGGGTGTGACCCGAAGAGACAGCCTGAGGTCCGTCCTCACTCAGTGTGTTTCAGGAACTGAGGGTCAGCTGGCAGTGGGATGAGGCTGGCCCCTCTTCCGCTTTCGTCCCGGGAGGCCTCCCGTAGAGCTGTAGGGGCTCGAGATGGCCTTTCGTTTGGGGCACGAGCTGGTCCGGGAGGTCTGGGATCTCTGGTTCTGACCTCTGGGCACCTGCTGCAGCTGTGGCTGAGGCCCAGAAATGTGAAGGGCCTCCATCCACTCCAGTAGTGACCCCAACGTGGGGTTCAATGTGGAGGGGGGAGGGGCTGCTGCGGCAGCTGCAGGAGCAGAAGTGCCACGCCTTGTTCTTCTCATGCTCGCATCCATGCTTGCAGCTGGGAAGGGGGCAGGAATCAGCGAGGTGACCTGGGCTGAGTCCTGGGAATGGGAAGAGGTGGCAGGAAGGGGATCTGAGGAGGCGAACAGGGGGCCTGGTGGTCTGTGCTTCTTCCCAGACATGGGAGCTGTAGAGGGGACCTCTGCAGCAGATGCTAAGGGGGCCAGTAGGCCCAGGCAGTCTTGGGACTTGTGTGTCTCCTGCTGTGCATCCATACTGGGTGCTTTAGAAACGGCAGGCAGACCAGAAGCCCCTGTTGCAAGTGAGGACAAAGTGTGGGAAGGCCGTGAGGGTCTGCAGTCCGAGATGGCCTTGTCCTCAACCTGCAGTGCACTGTTGATGTGCTGGAAGGCCGCCTCCTTCTCCCGGTCCAGGTCTTCAGCAGTGACCCGGTACCCCAGCTCTAAGGGAGGTGGCAGCATCAAAGGCTCCCCTCGCCTGCGTGGCAGCAGGGGAAACTTGCGTGTACTGGGCCTAGAGGCCTCGGATGTGGAGGAGTCATTCCTGAGGGTGAGTGTCTGCCCTGGTGCTATATCTGCTGCCTTTTCACACTGGGTGTGACCTGAAGAGACAGCCTGAGGCCTGTCCTCACTCACTGTCTTTGAGGAACTGAGGGTCAGCTGGCAGCGGGATGAGGCTGGCCCCCTCCTCCGCTTTAGCCCCGGCAAGCCTCCCGTGGAGCTGTAGGAGCTGGAGATGGCATTTCGGTTGGTGCAGGAGCTCGTCCAGGAGGTCTGGGATGTCTGCTTATATCTGATTTCTGACCTCTGGGCATGGAGGTCTGTCTGCAGAGGCCCGGGCCTGGGCACAAAGGGAGAGAGGCCTCCATTGTCCCGCAGGGGCCGAAATGCAGACCATGCATCCCCGGTGACCTCGGGGACCCTTCTCTGATCACCAGGATTCTCTTGGACTCTAGGGTCCTTGTCCTGCTCAGGCATCCCTGCCCCGCTCTCCTTGAGGGCCCTCAACACTATCTTCCCTGGACACAAGTCTGGGGACAGCCGGGTGTTGTGGACCCCAAAGGGGTGACTCCCGGCTCCTGGGCCCCACAGAGAGTCCATGTTCTCAGTGCAGTGGCTGAGCTGGAGGACGCCCTGGAACTCGGAGCACACAGCACTGGCTTGCTGTGGTGCCTGTGCAATCAAATTGAAGGCAGGATCCCAGGAAGGAACGCAGGGCTTGCAGGATCACGGAAAACCTTCTTAGCGTTGTCTTGACACCACTGATGTCAAGTGTCCGGGTGCTTGTAGGATGGCCTGCCACTCAGTCCACGGGCAGGAGCAACGGGGAGATCCCACAAGCAAAGTGAACTGGGGGATGGGCTGAACGGGCTCCAGGCAACTGAGCCCTACTGGCAGGTCCTCGGCCTGGGCCCGAACAGGAAGGAGGGGCACAGAGTGCCCAGGTAACCGCTCCTGGGAGCAGTGGGGAACCGTCGGTTGCTTGAACTCTCGAGAGCTGGGCTCTGAGCGTCCTCGTCCAGCCGCCAACTCCGCCAAAGGCTAAGCCAGCAGTTTCTTCTGTTGCCGGGCAACGCGCCTTTTAAACCTGAGGGAGCGGGCGCGTGAGCACATCATGGCGCCCGTGACAGAGCGAGCTTAACGGATTAATAAGCGCAGCCAGGTACCCGCGCGAGGCACTTGCTGGCAATGGCGGGAGGCGGACGTGGGGGGTCATGCAATAGGTACTGGAAGGAGAGACGCGGGCACAAAGGTCGCGGGAGGAACAGGCGCCCACAATGGCGGCAGATCTGCCCGTGGATCACTGAAGATTCCTGCTCTCCTGctgaggtggagattgcagtgagctgagatcgcaccattgcactccagcctgggccacaagtgcaaaactcagtctccagataaaaaaaagaaaaagaaaaaaagaggccgggcgtggcggcttatgcctataatcctagcactttgggaggtcggggcagacggatcacgagatcaggagttggagaccagcctggccaacatagtgaaaccccgtctctagtaaaaatacaaatttagtcagacatggtggcacgcgcctgtagtcccagctactccggcggctgagacaggagaatcacttgaacccgggggcggGCGGGGAAGGGATTGTGAtgcgccgagatcgcgccactgcactccagcctgggcaacagagccagactctttttttttttttttttttttttttgagacacagtctccctctgtcgcccaggctggattccagtggcctgatctcggctcaccgcaagctccgcctaccgggttcacgccattctcctgcctcagcctctggagtagctcggactacaggcgcccgccaccacacccggctaattttttgtatttttagtagagacggggtttcaccgtgttagccaggatggtctcgatctcctgacctcgtgatcagcccgcctcggcctaccaaagtgccgggattaaaggcgtgagccaccgtgcccggccgagactctgtcttaaaaaaaaaggccggcgcggtagcactttgggaggcggaggcgggtggatcacgaggtcaggagttggagaccagcctggccaacatagcgaaaccccgtctctactaaaactacaaaaaattagccaggcgtggtggcgggcgcctgtagtcccagctactctggaggctgaggcaggaggatggcgtgaactcggaaggcggagcttgcagtgacccgagatctcaccactgcactccagcctgggtgacagtgcgaacctccgtctcaaaaaaaaaaaaaaaaaaagagagagagagagagacagagagaaaaaggttTATTGATTTAATGTACTTTTATGCCTGTGTTCTTCAATTTGCTTAGGAAACAACCACACTTGAGAGCTGGGACTGTGGCCCTGATTGTGGACATGAAATATATGGTTTCTTGCATAAAATAGACATTGAATAATTACGATTTAGTTGAGCTAGAAATCCATTTGGTTTCTTCCATATTTTTCCGAAGTTTtcatccttatttttttttttttttttgagatggagttttgctcttgtcccccaggctggagtgcaatggcgcgatctcagcaccTGCTGGCAATGGCGGGAGGCTGGGGGACGCTGGCGGCATAGGTACTGGAAGGAGAGGCGCGCCCACAAAAGACTTGGGAAGACCTGGCGCGCACAATGGCTGCAGATCCGCCAGTGGATCACTGAAGATTCCTGCTCTCCTGCTGCggcggggattgcagtgagctgagatcacaccattgcactccaacctgggcaacaagagtgaaacttcgtcacacacacacacacacacacacacacacacacacacacacacacacacgaaagaaagaaaaaatagtggccaggcgtggaggctcacgcatcccagcactttgggaggtcggggcgggcggatcacgagatcaggagttggagaccagcctggccaacagagtgaaaccccgcctctagtaaaaatacaaatttagtcagacatggtggcacgcgcctgtagtcccagctactccggcggctgagacaggagaatcacttaaacccgggggCGGGGAAGGGATTGTGATgcgcggagatcgcgccactgcactccagcctgggcaa containing:
- the LOC117978696 gene encoding putative POM121-like protein 1 codes for the protein MDSLWGPGAGSHPFGVHNTRLSPDLCPGKIVLRALKESGAGMPEQDKDPRVQENPGDQRRVPEVTGDAWSAFRPLRDNGGLSPFVPRPGPLQTDLHAQRSEIRYKQTSQTSWTSSCTNRNAISSSYSSTGGLPGLKRRRGPASSRCQLTLSSSKTVSEDRPQAVSSGHTQCEKAADIAPGQTLTLRNDSSTSEASRPSTRKFPLLPRRRGEPLMLPPPLELGYRVTAEDLDREKEAAFQHINSALQVEDKAISDCRPSRPSHTLSSLATGASGLPAVSKAPSMDAQQETHKSQDCLGLLAPLASAAEVPSTAPMSGKKHRPPGPLFASSDPLPATSSHSQDSAQVTSLIPAPFPAASMDASMRRTRRGTSAPAAAAAAPPPSTLNPTLGSLLEWMEALHISGPQPQLQQVPRGQNQRSQTSRTSSCPKRKAISSPYSSTGGLPGRKRKRGQPHPTAS